The stretch of DNA GATGTTTTTTTAGTCAATGAAGATAATATCTCAACAAAAGTTGTCTTACCAGCACCGTTTTTTCCAAGTAATGCTAAAAATTGGCCTTTTTCCACATTCAAGCATATATTCTTTAGGGCCTGCCCACCATTCTGGTAAGTTTTTGATACCCCCTGCACACTTATAGCAAACACCTTTTTTTACCAATCCCTTTATTCAACATGGCTAAACTATACACTAAAATATATTTTTTGCATAAGTTTAAAATCAAGAGTTGGCAAATTTATAGGCGACAGAGAACTTGGAAAAGAGCGATGAATACAAGTGATGAGCATGAGGAGCGTACTATTTATACGTGATAAAATGCGAAGTCTGAAGTATTTTGAGGCCAATTTTTCAAGTTATCAGAGCATACCTCTGATGCTATAATCACCGACGAGACACAACTTCTTCAAATTCATCCTCTGTCATGGTTTTTACACCTAAACCTTGTGCTTTTTGCAACTTTGACCCTGGGTTCGCCCCAACAACTACTATATCTGTGTTTTTTGAAATTGAGGAAGTGACTTTAGCCCCAAATTTTTTAGCAATATCTTGCGCATCATCTCTGCTATATTTACTGAGTGTTCCTGTAAAAACCATAACCTTGCCATAAAGTTCTGATTCTATTGTAGCCTGAGTTTTGGTATGCCTTATGTTAACATACTGCAAAAGATTTTTCACCAATTGCTGGTTGTAACTATCTTGAGAAAATTCATGTAGGCTTCTAGCGATCACAGGGCCAATGCCGTCAATAGTTTCTAGCGTCTCTACACTATTGCATACCATAAGATTGCCTATTTCTTTAAAGTAATCAGCAATAATCTCGGCTGTAACAACACCAACATGCCTAATACCTAATGCGTAGATAAACCTGTGAAGCTCTATGTTCTTGGCCTTTTCAATTGCCTCCATTAAATTTTCAGCAGACTGTTCACCCCAACCATCCAGTTTCTCTAATACGTGACTTTGCAGACGGAATATGTCGCAGGGCGATTCCACCAACAACTCGGCATGAAACTGCGTTATAGACTGTCTGGACAAACCAACAATGTCAAAGGCTTCTTTTGAAACAAAATGGCATATTCTCTCTATTACTTGCGCCTCACATCTTATACCCCCGGTACACCTTTTGACAACGTCACCATCAATGCCTTCTATCAAGCTACCACAAACTGGACAATTTTGTGGAAAATTAAATTCACGAACATTATTTTTCCTCTGCTCTGCGTGCACTTGTACCACCTGTGGGATGACATCCCCAGACCTTTTGATTGACACAACGTCACCAATTCTTATGTCTTTCCTCAAAATTTCATCCTCATTATGAAGTGACGCTCTTGTGACCAATACCCCACCTAAATTTACCGGTTTTAACTTTGCAACTGGAGTGATGGCCCCAGTCCTACCTACCTGTACAAATATGTCCTCCACTTCTGTTTGAGCGTGCTCAGCAGGGAATTTATGTGCAAGTGCCCATCTAGGGGCACGGCTTATACTTCCCATTGCTTCTTGTAATTTTATGCTATTCACCTTGTAAACAAGGCCATCTATATCATAATTAAGTTCCGCTCTTTTCTTATACATCACCTCATAATACTCCATTATCTCTTCCTGTTGGCTGCAAATCTGCGTGTTGACGTTAACGAGGAATCCAAGTGATTTAAATCTGGACATCATCTCGCTTTGCGTGCCTATGCCTGAGATTCTTCCACCCCAAACAAAGTAACTCAGCCTTCTTTCTTTAGTAACATTTGGATCAAGTTGTCTTAAAGAACCAGAAGCAGCATTCCTAGGGTTGGCGAAAAGCGCCTTATTTTGCGCAGCACACATGCCATTTAAAACAAGGAAGTCTTGTTTACCCATGTAAACCTCTCCACGCACTTCAAATTCCTCTCTAGTAGGAACATTCAGAGGAAAGTCTGGCAGTGTTAGAATATTTTTTGTGATATCTTCTCCCACCTCGCCATCACCGCGAGTTGCGGCAACTTTTAATTCCCCATCCTTGTAACGCGCCGCAAAAGAGAGACCGTCTATTTTTGGTTCACAATAAAGTTCTACATTTTCAGTAGTTAATCTTCTGACCCTTAATAAAAAATCAGCAACTTCATCCGCTGTAAACGCGTTGCTAAGAGATAGCATAGGATATGTATGTTTTATTTTTCTAAAGCCTTTAGCTACCCCCCCACCCACAGTTTGAACTGAACTTAACTGTGGGTACAGCTCTTCAAGTTTCTGTAGTTCCTGCTTTAATTCATCATACTGTTGATCTGTGATAACAGGAGCGCTTTTTATATAATACAACTCATCATGCTTTTTAATTTCGTTCTTTAGCTTTTGCACCTTATTTTGTATTTCTAATATATCCACAACGACACTACGATATTTTTCTTATTTTTATAGAATAATCTATGTACAATATCAACAATAAACACCCTCGTCTAGCGTTGTAAATCCCATACTTTGCTCGTGGTTAGATCGGGTCACAGAATATTACCAAGGCTGATTAGGTTAAAATAAGGGCCATGGTTTGCGATTAGCTCCTGATGAGAACCTTCCTCAACCAAGCCCCCATCGCTAATCACAAATATCCTATCCGCATTTATTACAGTTGATAGCCTATGGGCAACAGTGATTGTAACCCTATTCTTAGATACTATACTTATCGCCTCTTTCACAATTGCTTCATTCTCATAGTCCAGCGAAGAAGTTGCTTCATCTAATAATAAAATCTCCGAGTTCTTTAGGATTGCTCTTGCAAGCGCTATCCTCTGTTTTTGCCCACCAGAGAGCATTATCCCCTTTTGACCCACAAAACTGTTGTATCTATGTGGAAGTTTAGAAGCAAATTCATCAACAGCAGCAATCTTAGCTGCATTTATAACCTCATCATAATTTGCTTGCGGGTTACCAAATAATATATTGTCATAAATTGTGCCGGAGAATATGGTGGGGTCTTGCGGAATATATGCAAACTTTCCTCTCAGGCTTTTTATATTTGCATTTTTTAAAGCAATATTATTGAACAATATTTCACCGTTATCTACATCATAAAACCTCATCAACAGCTGAAGAATAGTCGACTTACCGGCACCGGATTTGCCAACTATTGCTATTTTCTCATTTGCTTTTATGGTGAAACTCAAATTCTTCAGAACAAATATATCCTTCTTTGAAGGATAAGAAAAACTAACATTTCTGAACTCTATATCTTTAAAGCGTGTATTGTGCAAATCCAATGCGTTAGGAAGCTCTTTGATATCGGGTTTCAACTCAAGAAATGCAGCTGCTCTTTCACATGCCACTGCTGATTTAATTATCTCCCCAGATATCTCTGCAAGCCCACCTATAGAACCTGCACAAACCACAGCCAAAAAAACAAACGATGATAGCTCACCAGGTGACATTTGACCATTTACGACGTCATATCCCCCGTACCATAAAATTAACCCAACACCACAAAAAATCAAAAAAATAACTGCGAAAGTTAACAATGCCCTTGCCCTTGCTAGCCTCAGAGAAGTTGTTAAACCTGATTGTATACTTGCCTGGCACTTGTCTATCTCGCTCCTCTCACTGCAGTATGACTGAATTGTTTTTATTGAATGAATCGATTCTTCGCATACTGAGGTGAGCAAACCCTGTTGGATTTGGCTTTCTTTAGATAATTTCTTTATTTTTCTGCCGAATATAATTATAGGGATTACTATAATCGGCGTAAGCACAACTATGAACAATGTAAGCTTTGAACTCATTGAAACAAGCATAACACCAGCTCCTAAAAACATTACAAGGTTTCTAAGGGCCACCGACATATTACTTCCTATCAAATTTTGAATAATAAGCGTATCATTCTGGATTTGAGATAGAATATCTCCAGTCTTATTGACTTCAAAGTAAGCAGGGGATAACCACATAGAGTGAGCAAACATATCTTTCTTGATATTTGAAGCAACGTTTTCGCCAATTGATGCCGTAAAATAATATCTTGCTGCAGTACCAATGGCTAAGAGTAAAATCAAAGCATTTTGAAAAATAAAAAACTTTAAAAATTCTGGGTTTAATGAATTGGAAAAAAAATTATCGATAACGTAACTTAGGTATCTGCTAAAAACTAATATGGATGATGAAGTGACCGCTAAAGAAATCAGCATTATCAATACTTTTATTTTTTGTTTCTGCAGATATGGTTTTAAAAACTTTAAACTTGAAATTGATTGCATATTATCCTATTTAACTTCTATACTTACGAGTATATTATAAGCCACTGTGTATACTGATAGTATTTCGAAGATTGTTTGAAAATTAAAAACCAGAGACTGGGGTGCAATTACCTCCACGAAAAGCCAAAATTTCAAAAGCAATTCTTGAAAGACAATGAGTATACAAAGGAAGCTACCATTATTTTTAGTATATATTTATGTATATTTCACTACTTTTTTATAAATTCAGAAAAATATCTCTTCTGTGTTTTGGCCTGATGACACTTTTTTTTAACTCCCAGGTGTTTGCAGAACAGAACAATAGCAACTCTATAGCAGACGTAATTGAAAAGTTAACCCCCGCAGTTGTTAATATCTCAACAACACAACTAATAGAGGGGAAAAATAATGATAACATCCCGCAAGACTTGCCAGAAGAATTTTATAAGTTCTTTGAAGAGTTTAACAACAACAGGGAAGGATTTGATAACAAGCCAACAAAAGTGTTGTCTTTGGGATCAGGCTTTTTTATCGACGATAAAGGCCACATAGTAACTAATAATCATGTAATTGACAACGCAGAAGAAATTAACATAACCATCGGTGACAATGATGGAAAAGTATACAAAGCAAAAGTGATAGGCAAAGATAAAAAAACTGATTTAGCCTTATTAAAGATAGAGGTAAAAGAGAAACTCCCTTTTGTCCGTTTCGGA from Candidatus Bandiella woodruffii encodes:
- the ligA gene encoding NAD-dependent DNA ligase LigA, which produces MDILEIQNKVQKLKNEIKKHDELYYIKSAPVITDQQYDELKQELQKLEELYPQLSSVQTVGGGVAKGFRKIKHTYPMLSLSNAFTADEVADFLLRVRRLTTENVELYCEPKIDGLSFAARYKDGELKVAATRGDGEVGEDITKNILTLPDFPLNVPTREEFEVRGEVYMGKQDFLVLNGMCAAQNKALFANPRNAASGSLRQLDPNVTKERRLSYFVWGGRISGIGTQSEMMSRFKSLGFLVNVNTQICSQQEEIMEYYEVMYKKRAELNYDIDGLVYKVNSIKLQEAMGSISRAPRWALAHKFPAEHAQTEVEDIFVQVGRTGAITPVAKLKPVNLGGVLVTRASLHNEDEILRKDIRIGDVVSIKRSGDVIPQVVQVHAEQRKNNVREFNFPQNCPVCGSLIEGIDGDVVKRCTGGIRCEAQVIERICHFVSKEAFDIVGLSRQSITQFHAELLVESPCDIFRLQSHVLEKLDGWGEQSAENLMEAIEKAKNIELHRFIYALGIRHVGVVTAEIIADYFKEIGNLMVCNSVETLETIDGIGPVIARSLHEFSQDSYNQQLVKNLLQYVNIRHTKTQATIESELYGKVMVFTGTLSKYSRDDAQDIAKKFGAKVTSSISKNTDIVVVGANPGSKLQKAQGLGVKTMTEDEFEEVVSRR
- a CDS encoding ABC transporter ATP-binding protein — encoded protein: MQSISSLKFLKPYLQKQKIKVLIMLISLAVTSSSILVFSRYLSYVIDNFFSNSLNPEFLKFFIFQNALILLLAIGTAARYYFTASIGENVASNIKKDMFAHSMWLSPAYFEVNKTGDILSQIQNDTLIIQNLIGSNMSVALRNLVMFLGAGVMLVSMSSKLTLFIVVLTPIIVIPIIIFGRKIKKLSKESQIQQGLLTSVCEESIHSIKTIQSYCSERSEIDKCQASIQSGLTTSLRLARARALLTFAVIFLIFCGVGLILWYGGYDVVNGQMSPGELSSFVFLAVVCAGSIGGLAEISGEIIKSAVACERAAAFLELKPDIKELPNALDLHNTRFKDIEFRNVSFSYPSKKDIFVLKNLSFTIKANEKIAIVGKSGAGKSTILQLLMRFYDVDNGEILFNNIALKNANIKSLRGKFAYIPQDPTIFSGTIYDNILFGNPQANYDEVINAAKIAAVDEFASKLPHRYNSFVGQKGIMLSGGQKQRIALARAILKNSEILLLDEATSSLDYENEAIVKEAISIVSKNRVTITVAHRLSTVINADRIFVISDGGLVEEGSHQELIANHGPYFNLISLGNIL